A genome region from Desulfovibrio sp. X2 includes the following:
- a CDS encoding TraR/DksA C4-type zinc finger protein has protein sequence MDAADIAGEREYIHREESLARMRAARPSGPSRETCEECGGKIPLARREAVPGVRLCINCQTKHEEDA, from the coding sequence ATGGACGCCGCCGACATCGCCGGGGAGCGCGAATACATCCACCGGGAAGAATCCCTGGCCAGGATGCGCGCCGCGCGCCCCAGCGGCCCGAGCCGCGAGACCTGCGAGGAGTGCGGCGGGAAAATCCCCCTTGCCAGGCGCGAGGCCGTGCCCGGCGTGCGCCTGTGCATCAACTGCCAGACGAAGCATGAGGAAGACGCATGA
- a CDS encoding putative phage tail assembly chaperone yields MKKRITLKINGKDVAFDVDTPTYDAYLNALQPTNKTGPARNFLMRTVCAESRDDIKAILELPGAGVQIAAKLLEEFTPDLEIELGE; encoded by the coding sequence ATGAAGAAGCGAATCACCCTGAAGATCAACGGCAAAGACGTCGCCTTCGACGTGGATACGCCGACCTACGACGCCTATCTGAACGCCCTCCAGCCGACCAACAAGACCGGCCCGGCGCGCAACTTCCTCATGCGCACGGTCTGCGCCGAAAGCCGTGATGACATCAAGGCCATCCTGGAGCTGCCCGGCGCTGGCGTGCAGATCGCGGCCAAGCTGCTCGAGGAGTTCACCCCCGACCTCGAGATCGAGCTGGGGGAATAG
- a CDS encoding phage tail protein: protein MSSSITYAGEALIARLQAEGTPLVIDKIIFADVQGLDPTQAVDRSQPLPQADVVFSYDIPPEFKAFVSPNMVVYSALLGSDVGDFDFNWQGLYCSEHDTLVAAAWLPTLSKRRTDQATGQAGNNLSRNFMLQFSGAADLTGITVEAATWQIDFTVRLKGIDERERLSNRDIYGRAAFPDDGWLLVNDAGNYSFQAGHGYVEGIRAALPALLPVVPPQLPCDVWLDVCMEPQGSDVVATATPVFVAPGADVPDYTEDAPFNTPHSCVQVASVAEDGTVTDLRPKTIALSAEQVGAVTQEQLAAALAAMDTTKSMRDMLGGSIVEWEAEAIPTLSDGLPLGLELNGDVVDLNMFPRLLRKWPGQEANSTCPAWYRCTSGGTRDPAGGYIRLQDRRGQFPRGWDHGRGVDSGRVLGSAQADDLKSHTHSVRVPAAGGSAAGGNVSGSYGIFVDSSATGGSETRPRNCATMYLIYV, encoded by the coding sequence ATGAGCAGCAGCATCACCTATGCCGGGGAGGCGCTCATAGCGCGCCTGCAAGCCGAGGGCACCCCGCTCGTCATCGACAAGATCATCTTCGCCGACGTCCAGGGACTGGACCCCACGCAGGCCGTCGACCGCTCCCAGCCGCTGCCGCAGGCGGACGTCGTCTTCAGCTACGACATCCCGCCGGAGTTCAAGGCCTTCGTGAGCCCGAACATGGTGGTCTACTCCGCCCTGCTCGGCTCCGACGTGGGCGACTTCGACTTCAACTGGCAGGGGCTCTATTGCAGCGAGCACGACACCCTCGTGGCCGCGGCCTGGCTACCGACCCTCTCGAAACGGCGCACGGACCAGGCGACCGGGCAGGCGGGCAACAACCTCAGCCGAAACTTCATGCTCCAGTTCTCCGGAGCTGCCGACCTCACCGGCATCACCGTCGAGGCCGCCACCTGGCAGATCGACTTCACCGTGCGCCTCAAGGGGATCGACGAGCGCGAACGCCTCTCCAACAGGGATATTTACGGGCGCGCCGCGTTCCCCGACGACGGCTGGCTGCTGGTGAACGACGCGGGCAACTACAGCTTCCAGGCCGGGCACGGCTATGTGGAGGGCATCCGCGCGGCCCTGCCCGCCCTGCTGCCCGTGGTGCCCCCGCAGCTTCCCTGCGACGTCTGGCTGGACGTGTGCATGGAGCCCCAGGGCTCCGACGTCGTGGCCACGGCCACGCCCGTCTTCGTCGCGCCCGGCGCGGACGTGCCCGACTACACCGAGGACGCGCCCTTCAACACCCCGCACTCCTGCGTCCAGGTGGCCTCCGTGGCCGAAGACGGCACGGTGACTGACCTCCGACCGAAGACCATCGCGCTCTCTGCCGAACAGGTCGGGGCGGTGACACAGGAACAGCTTGCGGCCGCGCTGGCAGCCATGGACACGACCAAGAGCATGCGTGACATGCTCGGCGGCTCCATCGTCGAGTGGGAGGCGGAGGCGATTCCCACACTCTCCGACGGCCTGCCCCTCGGCCTCGAACTCAACGGCGATGTTGTGGACCTGAACATGTTTCCGCGCCTTCTGCGGAAATGGCCCGGCCAGGAGGCCAACTCCACGTGTCCGGCCTGGTACCGCTGCACATCGGGAGGCACTCGCGACCCGGCTGGCGGATACATCCGGCTGCAGGACAGGCGAGGCCAATTCCCGCGCGGATGGGATCACGGGCGAGGCGTGGACTCCGGCCGAGTGCTCGGTAGCGCCCAGGCGGATGATCTGAAATCGCATACCCACTCTGTCCGCGTACCGGCGGCAGGTGGCAGCGCGGCGGGCGGCAATGTCTCTGGCTCTTACGGCATCTTTGTCGATTCCAGCGCGACCGGAGGGTCGGAGACCCGCCCCCGCAACTGCGCGACGATGTACCTCATCTACGTCTAG
- a CDS encoding Com family DNA-binding transcriptional regulator, with product MTDEREIRCGHCGKLLARGEVITLHIRCPRCRADNHVRAMSPRQEGREPLAGGSHAHSRH from the coding sequence ATGACGGACGAACGCGAGATCCGCTGCGGCCACTGCGGCAAGCTCCTGGCGCGCGGCGAGGTCATAACCCTGCACATTCGCTGCCCGCGCTGCCGGGCGGACAATCACGTGAGGGCCATGAGCCCCAGACAGGAAGGCCGCGAGCCTCTTGCTGGAGGATCTCATGCCCATTCTCGACACTGA
- a CDS encoding phage protein, whose product MQRISGKNFDVQVGDLAVHVNKCSLTIEDSTEVAQDNGVPNGWVDGDVKADGELELDALGIGLLSDAAKAAGSFRQLPEFDILFYAKTGASEELKVEAFGCKLKVESLLDIDKKGGEKHVSKVKFMVTSPDFVHINGVPYLSSADIAGLLDNTSSSSSSLTGSE is encoded by the coding sequence ATGCAGCGCATTTCCGGAAAAAACTTCGACGTCCAGGTCGGCGACCTCGCCGTCCATGTGAACAAATGCAGCCTGACCATCGAGGATTCCACCGAGGTGGCGCAGGACAACGGCGTGCCCAACGGCTGGGTGGACGGCGACGTCAAGGCCGACGGCGAGCTGGAGCTTGACGCCCTCGGCATCGGCCTGCTTTCCGACGCGGCCAAGGCCGCGGGCAGCTTCCGCCAGCTCCCGGAGTTCGACATCCTCTTCTACGCCAAGACCGGGGCCAGCGAAGAGCTGAAGGTCGAGGCCTTCGGCTGCAAGCTGAAGGTCGAATCGCTCCTCGACATCGACAAGAAGGGCGGGGAGAAGCACGTCTCCAAGGTCAAATTCATGGTGACGTCCCCGGACTTCGTCCACATCAACGGCGTTCCCTACCTCTCCTCCGCCGACATCGCGGGCCTGCTCGACAATACGAGCAGCAGCTCGAGCAGCCTGACCGGGAGCGAGTAG
- a CDS encoding phage regulatory CII family protein: protein MTEHDSRPLHHLDACDAFKLAVEQSGLTLPQIASRLGWSESMTRRVFSAEKFFPSYPDLPSFCAAVGNLTIVHWLLARATFYGIDENHQDVDCNMLLRRVNDIFAEVGDVADEARSAVADDILEPSELRRLIKEISDVLERGMALLGDLRTMERAHA, encoded by the coding sequence ATGACCGAGCACGACTCGCGCCCACTGCACCATCTCGACGCCTGTGACGCCTTCAAGCTGGCCGTGGAACAAAGCGGCCTCACCCTGCCGCAGATAGCCTCCCGCCTTGGCTGGTCTGAATCCATGACCAGACGGGTGTTCTCCGCGGAAAAGTTCTTCCCGAGCTACCCCGATCTTCCGAGCTTCTGCGCTGCCGTCGGCAACCTCACCATCGTTCACTGGCTGCTCGCGCGTGCCACCTTCTACGGCATAGACGAGAACCACCAGGACGTGGATTGCAACATGCTCCTGCGGCGCGTGAACGACATTTTCGCCGAAGTCGGGGACGTGGCCGACGAAGCGCGCTCCGCGGTGGCCGACGACATCCTCGAGCCCAGCGAATTGCGCCGACTCATCAAGGAGATATCGGACGTCCTCGAGCGCGGCATGGCCCTGCTCGGCGACCTGCGCACCATGGAGCGCGCCCATGCCTAG
- a CDS encoding site-specific DNA-methyltransferase has translation MPILDTDRATLHHGDSLAILRTLPDCSVDTVLTDPPYSSGGMTMGARQADPAKKYQQTRTKRSYPAMIGDNRDQRSFTLWASLWLAECWRVAVPGARLMVFTDWRQLPAMTDAVQAAGWMWRGLVVWHKPSARPVLGDFKRDAEFVVTASKGKPGTFSRRCLPGVYRHNVNAARKIHLTEKPVPLLVDLLEATKPGGVVLDPFAGSGSTGEACLSTGRRYIGIELSQEYTALAADRLQKVMAA, from the coding sequence ATGCCCATTCTCGACACTGACCGCGCGACCCTGCACCACGGCGATTCCCTCGCCATCCTGCGCACCCTTCCCGACTGCTCGGTAGACACCGTCCTCACCGACCCGCCCTACTCGAGCGGCGGCATGACCATGGGCGCGCGCCAGGCCGACCCGGCGAAGAAGTACCAGCAGACCAGGACCAAGCGCAGCTATCCGGCCATGATCGGCGACAACCGCGACCAGCGGAGTTTCACCCTGTGGGCTTCGCTTTGGCTGGCCGAGTGCTGGCGCGTCGCCGTGCCCGGGGCGCGGCTCATGGTCTTCACCGACTGGCGGCAGCTTCCGGCCATGACCGATGCCGTGCAGGCCGCGGGCTGGATGTGGCGGGGCCTGGTCGTCTGGCACAAGCCGAGCGCCCGTCCCGTCCTGGGCGACTTCAAGCGCGACGCGGAGTTCGTCGTCACGGCCAGCAAGGGCAAGCCCGGGACTTTCAGCCGCCGGTGCCTGCCCGGCGTCTACCGGCACAACGTCAACGCGGCCCGGAAGATCCACCTGACCGAGAAGCCCGTGCCCCTGCTCGTGGATCTCCTCGAGGCGACGAAGCCGGGCGGTGTCGTGCTCGACCCGTTCGCGGGCAGCGGCAGCACGGGAGAAGCCTGCCTTTCTACCGGGCGCCGCTACATCGGCATTGAGCTCTCCCAGGAGTACACCGCCCTCGCGGCTGACCGCCTGCAGAAGGTCATGGCCGCCTAG
- a CDS encoding phage tail protein: MSDAPELDAPSLPFWMAGAEADKLAAAAKEWFARLGEAAALPAKQLDPLSCSASILDLLAWQRGISAYKGEPERSYRLRVAYAYANARDAGSVNGWARIFQRLEVGDVELQERIAGQDWDIIGIVLDDERLAACQGLVEIIVKDYGRTCRRYHLVSRITATATCGHGTFDLDHSTVCASVPPLAVRARLGTFDNQYSTVEARA; encoded by the coding sequence ATGAGCGACGCGCCGGAACTGGACGCCCCGTCTCTGCCCTTCTGGATGGCGGGGGCCGAGGCCGACAAGCTCGCCGCAGCCGCAAAGGAGTGGTTCGCCAGGCTCGGCGAGGCTGCGGCCCTGCCCGCCAAGCAGCTCGACCCGCTCTCCTGCTCCGCGTCCATCCTGGACCTGCTGGCGTGGCAGCGCGGGATAAGCGCCTACAAGGGCGAGCCCGAGCGCTCCTACCGTCTGCGCGTGGCCTATGCCTACGCCAACGCCCGCGACGCCGGGAGCGTGAACGGCTGGGCGCGGATCTTCCAGCGGCTCGAGGTCGGCGACGTGGAGCTCCAGGAGCGCATCGCCGGGCAGGATTGGGACATCATCGGCATCGTGCTCGACGACGAGCGCCTGGCCGCCTGCCAGGGCCTGGTCGAGATCATCGTCAAGGACTACGGCCGTACCTGCCGCCGCTACCACCTCGTCTCCCGAATCACCGCGACCGCTACCTGCGGGCACGGGACGTTCGACCTCGACCACTCGACGGTCTGCGCGTCCGTGCCGCCCCTGGCGGTACGCGCGCGGCTCGGGACCTTCGACAACCAGTACAGCACCGTGGAGGCTCGCGCATGA
- a CDS encoding DUF2590 family protein, translating into MADYIDLRITDDDLTLDAGGNPTMLDGRASIAQDISHMIRESGLLVEIIANRDARKRATNIVKITIAVDDDERIVPGTTRVEESSPGEYWLTAQTVKYGSIGLQLEA; encoded by the coding sequence ATGGCCGACTACATCGACCTGCGCATCACCGACGACGACCTGACCCTGGACGCGGGGGGCAACCCCACCATGCTCGACGGCCGCGCCTCCATCGCCCAGGACATCTCGCACATGATCCGGGAATCCGGCCTGCTGGTGGAGATCATCGCCAACCGCGACGCCCGCAAGCGAGCGACCAACATCGTCAAGATCACCATCGCCGTTGACGACGACGAGCGCATCGTGCCCGGCACGACGCGCGTCGAGGAATCTTCGCCCGGCGAATACTGGCTCACCGCGCAAACGGTGAAATACGGCAGCATAGGGCTGCAACTGGAGGCGTGA
- a CDS encoding baseplate J/gp47 family protein → MADTSANELFTGMLREAGMPVTQDEMQQAWDAINTAQGSQITNNSAWSPFWRLISAIVTAPAQWLVSLLVQHALPNVFLRYASGTWLDIYAWGVDVTRKAATSAEGTVTFTRASAVGELVIPAATAVESPDLAGMTYRVLTTAEAVIPEGQTSLDVAVQAEKPGTAYNLGPGYYSILPKPVPGVTTVANSADWLTQAGTDEEDDEALRLRCRNQFAAVGQYHQDAAYKALIVENFPLRIDYLFFEKDGPRGPGTANCHVMVESGIPPQALIDSINDFIRDSGNHGHGDDMLCMPIAPLPVTLGVTVYPVISASQERAEALRLEVENRVRCAFRENTDYTVTKVLPYSRFSFSRLSEELHAGLPDLRSVVFDREDIVALLELPQLDVLTVSLGVEA, encoded by the coding sequence ATGGCCGACACGAGCGCCAACGAGCTTTTCACCGGGATGCTCCGCGAGGCGGGCATGCCGGTGACACAGGACGAAATGCAGCAGGCCTGGGACGCGATCAACACCGCCCAGGGCAGCCAGATCACCAACAACAGCGCCTGGTCCCCGTTCTGGCGACTCATTTCCGCCATCGTCACGGCTCCGGCGCAGTGGCTGGTCTCCCTGCTCGTGCAGCACGCCCTGCCCAACGTCTTCCTGCGCTACGCCTCGGGGACGTGGCTCGACATCTACGCCTGGGGCGTGGACGTGACGCGCAAGGCGGCAACTTCGGCCGAGGGCACCGTGACGTTCACCCGGGCTTCTGCTGTGGGCGAGCTGGTCATTCCGGCGGCCACGGCGGTTGAATCCCCGGACCTGGCCGGGATGACCTACAGGGTGCTGACGACGGCGGAGGCCGTTATTCCCGAAGGCCAGACGAGCCTGGACGTGGCCGTGCAGGCGGAGAAGCCGGGAACGGCCTACAACCTTGGGCCGGGCTACTACTCCATCCTCCCCAAGCCGGTGCCCGGCGTCACGACCGTGGCCAACTCCGCCGACTGGCTGACCCAGGCCGGGACGGACGAGGAGGACGACGAGGCCTTGCGCCTGCGGTGCCGGAACCAGTTCGCGGCCGTGGGGCAGTACCACCAGGACGCCGCCTACAAGGCGCTCATCGTCGAGAATTTCCCCCTGCGCATCGACTACCTCTTCTTCGAGAAGGACGGCCCGCGCGGCCCCGGCACGGCCAACTGCCATGTCATGGTGGAGAGCGGCATCCCGCCCCAGGCGCTCATCGACTCCATCAACGACTTCATCCGCGATTCCGGAAACCACGGCCATGGCGACGACATGCTCTGCATGCCCATTGCGCCCCTGCCGGTGACGCTCGGGGTCACGGTCTACCCCGTGATTTCCGCGAGCCAGGAGCGCGCGGAGGCTCTGCGGCTGGAGGTCGAGAACCGCGTGCGCTGTGCATTCCGCGAGAACACGGACTACACCGTGACCAAGGTTCTCCCGTACTCCCGCTTCTCCTTCAGCCGTCTGTCCGAGGAGCTGCACGCCGGTCTGCCCGACCTGCGCTCCGTGGTCTTCGACCGCGAGGACATCGTCGCCCTGCTCGAGCTGCCCCAACTGGACGTCCTGACCGTATCGCTCGGGGTCGAGGCATGA
- a CDS encoding phage tail tape measure protein, whose protein sequence is MASRLERLEFAIGMRDEASKKVGALRKSLSGMANTVHNQMLKIGTGWLGAKGLGSSIEGMVSPAIDLNRALGEVGSLDVGKEALADLQSAAENFAMEYGGTAAQVVSSSYDIQSAISGLSGKELATFTAAGGTLAKATKADVGTITSYMGTMYGIFKNQAERMGKATWVEQLAGQTATAVQMFKTTGTELSAAFTAVGANATSAGIAASEQMAVLGTLQSTMSGSEAGTKYKAFLAGVGNAQKTLGMQFTDSQGNMLGMVEILGKLKARFGDTFSVAEGDVLKKAFGSDEAVSLIKQLMADTGGLASSIDALGQVQGMNKARQMAARMTDIWAQLGGALSTVSASFGQKLLPPLAMVGRKFLDVLKTLNRWINIAPNVARWIGYGAIAAMSLAAAMGVLAAATAVSKLALLGIGGPLRIVGAAIGFLTKVTGMQTAAQWLLNGALWANPTTWVVVGIIALIAAVGALIYWWDDLKAAFLDTSWGQAIMATIEALLAPIKALGGAWDWLKSKFGADAAVNASITKTTSTVAAAVEAPAQQSSSPMLEAPRTAAVPAGGLMRSYANTVNRNSAKQTTIGQVHINSQTPMTPAELDEWAALGAG, encoded by the coding sequence ATGGCCAGCAGGCTCGAACGGCTCGAATTTGCCATCGGGATGCGCGACGAGGCGTCGAAAAAAGTAGGCGCCCTGCGCAAATCCCTCTCCGGCATGGCGAACACGGTGCACAACCAGATGCTCAAGATCGGCACCGGCTGGCTGGGGGCGAAGGGCCTGGGCTCGTCCATCGAGGGGATGGTGAGCCCGGCCATAGACCTGAACCGCGCCCTGGGAGAGGTGGGCAGCCTGGACGTGGGCAAGGAGGCCCTGGCCGACCTCCAGTCCGCCGCCGAGAATTTCGCCATGGAGTACGGCGGCACGGCCGCGCAGGTGGTCAGCTCCTCCTACGACATCCAGTCCGCCATTTCCGGCCTCTCCGGCAAGGAGCTGGCCACGTTCACGGCGGCCGGCGGCACCCTGGCCAAGGCCACCAAGGCCGACGTGGGCACGATCACCTCCTACATGGGCACCATGTACGGCATTTTCAAGAACCAGGCCGAGCGCATGGGCAAGGCCACCTGGGTTGAGCAGCTCGCCGGGCAGACCGCCACGGCCGTGCAGATGTTCAAGACCACGGGCACGGAGCTGAGCGCGGCCTTCACGGCCGTGGGGGCGAACGCCACGTCCGCGGGCATCGCGGCGTCGGAACAGATGGCCGTCCTGGGCACGCTGCAGAGCACCATGAGCGGCAGCGAGGCGGGCACCAAGTACAAGGCGTTCCTCGCTGGCGTGGGTAACGCGCAGAAGACCCTCGGCATGCAGTTCACGGACAGCCAGGGCAACATGCTCGGCATGGTCGAGATCCTGGGCAAGCTCAAGGCCAGGTTCGGCGACACGTTCAGCGTCGCCGAGGGCGACGTGCTCAAGAAGGCCTTCGGCTCCGACGAGGCCGTTTCGCTCATCAAGCAGCTCATGGCCGACACGGGCGGACTGGCATCGTCCATAGACGCCCTCGGACAGGTCCAGGGCATGAACAAGGCCCGGCAGATGGCCGCGCGCATGACCGACATATGGGCGCAGCTCGGGGGGGCGCTTTCCACCGTGTCCGCGTCCTTCGGGCAGAAGCTGCTGCCGCCCCTGGCCATGGTCGGCCGCAAATTCCTCGACGTGCTGAAGACCCTCAACCGCTGGATAAACATAGCGCCCAACGTGGCCAGGTGGATAGGCTACGGCGCCATCGCCGCCATGTCCCTGGCCGCCGCCATGGGCGTGCTCGCCGCGGCCACGGCCGTGAGCAAGCTGGCCCTGCTCGGCATAGGCGGCCCGCTGCGCATCGTGGGCGCGGCCATCGGCTTCCTGACGAAGGTCACGGGCATGCAGACTGCGGCGCAGTGGCTGCTCAACGGAGCCCTGTGGGCCAACCCTACGACCTGGGTCGTGGTCGGCATCATCGCCCTGATCGCGGCCGTGGGGGCGCTCATCTACTGGTGGGACGACCTGAAGGCGGCGTTCCTGGACACGTCGTGGGGACAGGCCATCATGGCCACCATCGAGGCCCTGCTCGCACCCATCAAGGCCCTGGGGGGCGCCTGGGACTGGCTGAAATCGAAGTTCGGCGCGGACGCCGCGGTCAACGCCAGCATCACGAAGACCACGAGCACCGTTGCCGCCGCGGTCGAAGCCCCCGCTCAGCAGTCGTCTTCCCCCATGCTCGAGGCACCGCGCACGGCGGCCGTACCCGCCGGAGGGCTCATGCGGTCCTACGCCAACACCGTGAACCGCAACAGCGCGAAGCAGACCACCATCGGGCAGGTGCACATAAACAGCCAGACCCCCATGACTCCGGCCGAGCTGGACGAGTGGGCCGCCCTGGGAGCCGGATAA
- a CDS encoding phage holin family protein — MIESAREWVGSMWLTIMLSVLGGMARAAKCRERSMWVWACSCLVALFSGVVTHMLLQDLTGIPETVKVACASVSAYSGGSILDAMQGRIADLCAVIFGGARRP; from the coding sequence ATGATTGAAAGCGCGCGTGAATGGGTGGGCAGCATGTGGCTGACCATCATGCTTTCCGTGCTCGGCGGCATGGCCCGCGCGGCGAAGTGCCGGGAACGGTCCATGTGGGTATGGGCCTGCTCCTGCCTCGTGGCCCTGTTCTCCGGCGTCGTGACGCACATGCTGCTGCAGGACCTCACGGGAATACCCGAGACGGTCAAGGTCGCCTGCGCGAGCGTCTCCGCCTACTCGGGCGGCAGCATCCTGGACGCCATGCAGGGCCGCATCGCTGACCTGTGCGCGGTCATTTTCGGCGGGGCGCGCAGACCGTAG